In Acaryochloris thomasi RCC1774, the DNA window TTCGCTGCCAGGATTTCTCAGCTTTGCGGTACTGTTTATACCCGTGTGGTGGGCCTGGATTGGAACGACTTTTTATGCCAATCGCTTTGATACGGACGATATTGTCCGGCGGGTGATCATGGGGCTGCAGATGCTTGCGATCGCATCTCTAGCCGTAAACGTCCATCACGGTTTAGGCGAAAGTTCCATTGGCTTTGCGCTCGCCTATGCCGCTTCGCGAGTGATGTTGATTTTCGAATATCTCTGGGCTGGGTGGCATATTCCCAAAGCGCGTCCCCTCACCAATCGCTACGCTTTTGGGTTTAGCATTGGCGCACTGCTGTGGCTCATTTCAGTCTTTGTCCCGCTCCCGTTTCGTCTGGGTCTATGGGCCGTGGGCTTAGCGATCGATTTTGCGACACCGCTGAGTGCGGGGAAATACACCCTCCAGATCCCACCCCATCCTGAGCATCTTCCTGAGCGGTTTGGCTTGTTCACAATCATTGTGTTGGGGGAAGCGATTATTGCTGTGGTCAATGGCATCTCAGATATGGACTGGAGCAGCTTGAGCATCGGGGCTGCTGTTCTAGGGTTCACCACCGCTTTCTCACTTTGGTGGATCTATTTTGAGAATGTCGAAGGTTCTGCCCTAGAAAAGGCCCGCACCTCTGGACGTATCTTGGGCCTCCAGGTTTGGCTCTATATCCACCTTCCTTTCGTGATTGGGCTGGCGGCAACTGGCGTTGGTGTCGAACACATTATCGCCAGTGCCAGTACTGCAGCTCTACCCACGCCTGAACGCTGGCTGATTTGTGGATCGGTGGCGATGTGCTATTTCTCTCTAGCCGTGCTGCATCGTACGGGGGTAATCTTTTTCTGTAAGGCAAGAACTCGGCATCGGTTGTGGGCTGTGGGGGTGGTTTTAGGAGTTGCGATCGCAGGCACCCAGCTTCTTCCCATCACCGTGATTGCCCTAATCGCAGCCGTCGGAATTGTGCAAGTCAGCTTAGACCTATATCAGGGTAAACCAGAACCCTCTAAAGCTGGCGTGTAAGATAACTGACTCGATTAAGTAGAGCAATTGCAAAACACTCGATGTGAAGCAAGTTGAAAGCTGAGAGGTACAAAGAATCTTGCAAACTTCATTTGATCAGCTCGTCGTCGTCGTTGCCAGTCGAGGCATTGGTGCCAAAGTCACTGAGCATCTTGTCTCTCGTACACGTCAATTGACTGCAGTTTCTCGTTCTCCAGCTCCGTTCGGGCGTTGGGTTGAAGCTGATGTCAGCCAGGAGAAAGGTATCGAAGCAATTAAGAAGGCGGTAGCAGATACTGCACTGAATGGATTACTTTATATGGGCGGTACGTGGGAGACCCAAGCATTTACTTCCGAGTATGCTTTCGAGCAGTGTTCTGACGAGGATATAGCTCAGGTATTGTCTGTTAACTTCATAACACCCATTCTCCTTGTAAAATCCTTGTTACTGTCTCTGCGAAAATCACCAAACCCTAAAGTCATATTGATGGGTGCTCTGTCAGGGCTAGATAATTTTCCCGCAAGAGAAGTGGCAAATTCAGCGTCAAAGTTCGGTTTGCGTGGCGTTGTTCACGCGCTACGAGACGATAGAATTGCGGTCACAGTAATGAATCCTGGAAATATTGCAGCTCCTGAAGTTCTATCTGACCTGAGCGAAGCCGGAGAATCGGACGATCATGCGACACCGCTTTTTGATCTACTGAGCATTATTGACTGCGTTCTTTCTCTGTTTCGATCAACCTGTACTAAAGAAATTCAAGTTCCAGCAATGAATGCGAGAGGAGCCTAATCTGAATGGTGGCAAACATGACCTCAAAACCAGCAATTATCGTTGTTGATGACGATCCCGCCGTGCTGCAGGCGATCGCTCGCGATCTTCGCAAACAGTATGGCGATCGCTTTCGCATTACTCGGGCTGACTCTGGCGCAAAGGCTTTAGATGTGGTGCAGCAACTCAAGCTACGCGGCGATACAGTCGCGCTCTTCCTGGTTGACCAACGGATGCCTGAGATGAACGGTGTTGAGTTCTTAGAGCAGGCCAGCGAGATTTTTCCGGCGGCGAAGCGGGCGTTACTCACTGCCTATGCTGACACGAATGCCGCCATCGACTCCATTAACAAAGCGCAGCTCGATTACTATTTACTCAAGCCCTGGGATCCTCCTGAGGAAAAGCTCTACCCGGTTTTGGACGATCTGATTCGTGATTGGCAGGCAACATTTAAGCCCGAGTTTAAAGGCGTAAAAGTGATTAGCGATCGCTGGTCTCCTAATTCCCACGCCCTGAGAGATTTTTTAGCCCGTAATCAGATTCCCTATCGCTGGCTCGACATTGAAAATAATCAAGAAGCTCAGCAGCTCGTCACCTATGCTGGCGAGAACGATAACCCTTGTTTGCCGCTAGTGCTGCTTCCCGATGGCGAAAAATTAGTGAAGCCGACCACAGCTCAGCTTGCTCAGCAGGTTGGGATGCAAACCGAGGCCGAAAGCCCCTTTTACGATCTCGTGATTATTGGCGGCGGTCCTGCCGGATTAGCCGCAGCAGTCTATGGCGCATCAGAGGGCTTGCGAACCGTGATGATTGAGCGAGAAGCGCCGGGTGGACAGGCGGGGACCAGCTCTCGGATTGAAAACTACTTGGGTTTTCCGGTGGGACTAAGCGGAGCTGATTTGGCGCGGCGAGCCGTGACCCAGGCCAAGCGCTTTGGTGTGGAAATCCTTAACCCTCAGGAGGCCAAGTCCATCCGCCTGGAGGAGAACTACCGAATTATCACGTTGTCAGACGGCAGCGAGATTAGCTGTCATGCTCTGATTCTTTCGATGGGTGTGGCTTGGCGGCGGTTGACTGTTCCGGGCGTTGAGCAATTTACTGGGGCTGGTGTCTATTACGGCGCGGCTCAAACGGAGGCCGCAGCCTGCAAGGATGAAGAGGTCTATGTAGTGGGCGGGGCAAACTCAGCCGGGCAGGCCGCGATGTATTTTTCTAAGTACGCCCGCAAGGTGAGGATGCTGGTGCGGGGCGAGTCTTTGACGAAAAGTATGTCTCAATATCTGATCGACCAGATTGACAGCACAGATAA includes these proteins:
- a CDS encoding low temperature requirement protein A; this encodes MTRQWLQPPRLRVGEGEEGQPRHATWLELFYDLVFVVAVSQLAHKLSDDVSLPGFLSFAVLFIPVWWAWIGTTFYANRFDTDDIVRRVIMGLQMLAIASLAVNVHHGLGESSIGFALAYAASRVMLIFEYLWAGWHIPKARPLTNRYAFGFSIGALLWLISVFVPLPFRLGLWAVGLAIDFATPLSAGKYTLQIPPHPEHLPERFGLFTIIVLGEAIIAVVNGISDMDWSSLSIGAAVLGFTTAFSLWWIYFENVEGSALEKARTSGRILGLQVWLYIHLPFVIGLAATGVGVEHIIASASTAALPTPERWLICGSVAMCYFSLAVLHRTGVIFFCKARTRHRLWAVGVVLGVAIAGTQLLPITVIALIAAVGIVQVSLDLYQGKPEPSKAGV
- a CDS encoding SDR family NAD(P)-dependent oxidoreductase; protein product: MQTSFDQLVVVVASRGIGAKVTEHLVSRTRQLTAVSRSPAPFGRWVEADVSQEKGIEAIKKAVADTALNGLLYMGGTWETQAFTSEYAFEQCSDEDIAQVLSVNFITPILLVKSLLLSLRKSPNPKVILMGALSGLDNFPAREVANSASKFGLRGVVHALRDDRIAVTVMNPGNIAAPEVLSDLSEAGESDDHATPLFDLLSIIDCVLSLFRSTCTKEIQVPAMNARGA
- a CDS encoding response regulator, translated to MTSKPAIIVVDDDPAVLQAIARDLRKQYGDRFRITRADSGAKALDVVQQLKLRGDTVALFLVDQRMPEMNGVEFLEQASEIFPAAKRALLTAYADTNAAIDSINKAQLDYYLLKPWDPPEEKLYPVLDDLIRDWQATFKPEFKGVKVISDRWSPNSHALRDFLARNQIPYRWLDIENNQEAQQLVTYAGENDNPCLPLVLLPDGEKLVKPTTAQLAQQVGMQTEAESPFYDLVIIGGGPAGLAAAVYGASEGLRTVMIEREAPGGQAGTSSRIENYLGFPVGLSGADLARRAVTQAKRFGVEILNPQEAKSIRLEENYRIITLSDGSEISCHALILSMGVAWRRLTVPGVEQFTGAGVYYGAAQTEAAACKDEEVYVVGGANSAGQAAMYFSKYARKVRMLVRGESLTKSMSQYLIDQIDSTDNIEVWPFHSVIEAQGNDKLETLLVKDSQTGEVKTLATNSLFIFIGATPSTEWLADLVERDQRGFVCTGPDIPEERAWPLERDRFLLETNIPGIFAVGDVRHGSVKRVASGVGEGSICVQFVHRHLANV